The following proteins are co-located in the Echinicola sp. 20G genome:
- a CDS encoding peroxidase: protein MAAQTIKWDPNTTLEKEDIQGLLVRGYSKLPYASYHLLRFNDLLDTKSYLQKSIPQITKASTSPDDLAVHLAFTYEGLKYLSLPEKTLRSFLRQFKEGMTEKHRSFVLGDEHVNSPELWEWGGPSNATVHALLMLYAKDNGTLEAAQSQHHNLFGHHQIEEVRMLATETLPNLKEHFGFRDGISQPYVGGFSSKQHDANEDILPPGEFILGYKNWYDQFPDSPILETVEDADDLLPNHPNNHKVKDFGKNGSYLVFRQLSQDVSCFWKYMKEQTASASDGQNEAVKLASKMVGRWPSGAPLVKAPQADNGQYANDNDFNYWKEDFNGLKCPIGAHIRRTNPRDSLLTEKTDLESKEMVLKHRILRRGRTYGTPLAESMKTEDLMDAADDGKERGLHFICFVGDLIRQFEFIQNAWVKFHKFGGLYEDSDPLIGTHYQKDGHVTDTFTVPEEPVRKRYKNMPQFTAVKGGAYFFFPGIKALTYLSRP from the coding sequence ATGGCTGCTCAGACTATAAAATGGGATCCAAATACCACATTGGAAAAGGAAGACATTCAAGGGCTTTTGGTTAGAGGCTACTCCAAGCTTCCCTATGCCTCTTATCATCTTCTTCGCTTTAATGATCTACTGGATACAAAGTCCTATCTCCAAAAGAGTATTCCGCAGATAACAAAGGCGTCCACTTCTCCTGATGATCTGGCCGTACACCTGGCTTTTACTTACGAAGGATTAAAATACCTCTCACTACCAGAAAAGACATTACGATCTTTTTTGCGACAGTTTAAGGAAGGCATGACGGAAAAGCACCGTAGTTTTGTGCTCGGAGATGAGCATGTCAATTCACCTGAACTTTGGGAATGGGGTGGGCCTAGTAATGCAACTGTGCATGCGCTTCTTATGCTCTATGCCAAGGACAATGGCACCTTAGAAGCAGCTCAATCACAACACCATAATTTATTCGGCCATCATCAAATTGAAGAAGTAAGGATGCTGGCCACAGAAACTTTGCCTAACCTCAAAGAACATTTTGGCTTTAGAGATGGCATTTCCCAGCCTTATGTGGGCGGTTTTAGTAGCAAGCAGCATGATGCGAATGAAGATATTCTTCCTCCAGGTGAGTTTATTTTGGGCTATAAAAACTGGTATGACCAGTTCCCTGATAGTCCCATTTTGGAGACAGTAGAAGATGCCGATGACTTACTTCCCAACCATCCTAACAACCATAAAGTAAAGGATTTTGGTAAGAACGGAAGTTATTTGGTTTTCAGACAATTAAGTCAAGATGTTTCTTGCTTTTGGAAATACATGAAAGAGCAGACCGCATCAGCAAGTGACGGACAAAATGAGGCGGTGAAACTAGCCAGTAAAATGGTGGGAAGGTGGCCCAGCGGTGCGCCATTGGTCAAAGCTCCTCAAGCCGATAATGGACAGTATGCCAACGACAATGACTTTAATTACTGGAAAGAGGATTTCAATGGGCTTAAATGCCCTATCGGAGCGCATATCAGAAGGACCAATCCGAGGGATTCTTTGTTAACCGAAAAGACCGATTTAGAATCCAAGGAGATGGTGCTTAAACATCGAATCTTGAGAAGGGGAAGAACCTATGGAACTCCGCTTGCAGAAAGTATGAAAACCGAGGATTTGATGGATGCAGCGGATGATGGAAAGGAGAGGGGCCTCCATTTTATCTGTTTTGTGGGAGACCTGATCAGACAGTTTGAATTTATCCAAAATGCTTGGGTCAAGTTCCATAAATTCGGTGGGCTATATGAGGATTCTGATCCGCTGATAGGCACCCATTATCAAAAGGACGGCCATGTAACCGATACATTTACAGTTCCTGAAGAACCAGTAAGAAAGCGTTATAAAAATATGCCCCAGTTTACTGCTGTTAAAGGTGGAGCTTATTTCTTTTTTCCGGGTATCAAAGCATTAACCTACCTGTCCAGGCCATGA
- a CDS encoding zinc ribbon domain-containing protein YjdM, producing MSEIIPCPKCGSEYTYPMDALMVCPECAHEWNPEEVVEEETGLVVKDSNGNVLQDGNAVVVIKNLPVKGASSPIKAGTKVKNIRLVEGDHNIDCKIDGFGSMALKSEFVKKA from the coding sequence ATGTCTGAAATTATCCCATGCCCTAAATGTGGCTCAGAATATACTTATCCAATGGATGCATTGATGGTTTGTCCTGAATGTGCACATGAATGGAATCCTGAAGAAGTAGTAGAAGAGGAAACTGGCTTGGTAGTCAAAGATTCCAATGGAAATGTGCTGCAAGATGGAAACGCTGTGGTAGTCATCAAAAACCTACCTGTAAAAGGCGCTTCTTCCCCTATCAAAGCGGGTACAAAAGTAAAAAACATCAGACTGGTTGAGGGTGATCATAATATCGATTGTAAGATCGATGGATTTGGGAGCATGGCATTAAAATCAGAATTTGTAAAAAAGGCATGA
- a CDS encoding catalase, with translation MKELGKEEIPLHEDEHIEEIIQDMQGFLERTYAPGKTKRHFHPKMHGCLKATFEVKDGLPSNLKKGLFSIPKTYDAWVRFSSAPPKEASDKKPSGLGMAIKVMDVAGDFIEPNAEKAQDFLMTTSPVLSPGHVANYRRAMKMLIYGLPHAIFYVLDPGNWRRIALTLKYRKRFYNVLEQMYFSGAPILFGEGTAVKYGVKPHKAKTSGKPHKGTDFFLQQRLMEDMDTKDAYFDFMVQFQEDPASEPIEDTSRQWKTTFQTLATICIPKQEFSSQERITLGENLQFNPWHALKSHRPLGGINRARKAVYGILADFRKQRNGVGF, from the coding sequence ATGAAAGAGTTAGGAAAAGAAGAAATACCTCTCCATGAGGATGAGCATATTGAGGAGATCATTCAGGACATGCAGGGTTTTCTGGAGCGGACTTATGCACCGGGCAAAACCAAACGGCATTTTCATCCCAAAATGCATGGCTGTCTCAAAGCTACTTTTGAAGTCAAGGATGGCTTGCCCAGTAACTTGAAGAAAGGACTGTTCAGTATACCAAAGACCTATGATGCTTGGGTGAGGTTTTCCAGTGCACCTCCGAAGGAAGCTTCAGACAAGAAACCATCAGGATTGGGAATGGCCATTAAAGTGATGGATGTGGCTGGAGACTTTATTGAACCCAATGCTGAAAAGGCACAGGATTTTTTGATGACCACCAGCCCTGTATTGTCCCCTGGACATGTCGCTAACTATCGTCGAGCCATGAAAATGCTGATTTATGGCTTGCCACATGCGATTTTTTATGTATTGGATCCGGGTAACTGGCGAAGGATTGCTTTGACCCTCAAATACCGGAAGCGCTTTTACAATGTCTTGGAACAAATGTATTTCTCTGGAGCTCCCATACTATTTGGGGAAGGGACTGCTGTAAAATATGGGGTCAAACCGCACAAGGCCAAGACCTCAGGCAAGCCCCATAAGGGCACTGACTTTTTTTTGCAGCAGCGTTTGATGGAGGATATGGACACGAAAGATGCCTATTTTGACTTTATGGTGCAGTTTCAGGAAGACCCAGCTTCTGAACCCATTGAGGACACTTCACGACAATGGAAAACAACATTTCAAACTTTGGCCACAATTTGTATCCCCAAGCAGGAATTCAGTTCACAGGAAAGGATCACCTTAGGTGAAAACCTCCAGTTCAATCCTTGGCATGCCCTCAAAAGCCACCGGCCCCTTGGAGGTATCAATAGGGCTCGTAAGGCAGTCTATGGTATCTTGGCTGATTTTAGAAAGCAAAGAAATGGGGTGGGATTTTGA
- a CDS encoding AraC family transcriptional regulator — translation MLSDKVIYIRNLANCPPSYLDDPGRKEFFEIVWLKDEEALHVPQHSFQTLRGDWIYLIPPYRVHQLNKAGKKGLLISFKRELLEGDLKEFLLDVFRMFNIQGEFSCLQVNQESAKKLQTVYELMNEEYLQPHLNLIMIKALLKVFLLQLIQLKDQHFTLQDINEKRIYEFMLLLEMNYLEERTAEFYADHLGISAKRLNQILKEKLNKTGMQLIHDRVLLEAKRQIIHSENTIKEIAFNLGFKDRSYFSRFFKLHAGQTPQEFQLSVKNHINHFENTLIN, via the coding sequence ATGTTAAGTGATAAAGTAATCTACATTCGCAACCTGGCGAACTGCCCCCCATCCTATTTGGATGATCCAGGAAGAAAAGAGTTTTTTGAGATTGTTTGGCTTAAGGATGAAGAGGCGCTTCATGTCCCGCAGCATAGTTTCCAAACCTTACGCGGTGATTGGATTTACCTTATTCCCCCTTATCGGGTACATCAATTGAACAAAGCCGGTAAGAAAGGGCTTTTGATTTCCTTTAAGAGGGAATTATTGGAGGGAGACCTCAAGGAGTTCTTGCTCGACGTATTTCGTATGTTCAATATTCAGGGGGAGTTTTCATGTCTTCAAGTGAATCAAGAAAGCGCCAAAAAGCTGCAAACAGTCTATGAACTTATGAATGAGGAATACCTGCAACCCCACTTGAACCTAATCATGATCAAGGCTCTCCTAAAGGTATTTTTATTGCAGCTAATCCAATTGAAGGACCAACATTTTACTTTACAGGACATCAATGAAAAGCGCATTTATGAATTTATGCTACTATTGGAAATGAATTATTTGGAAGAGCGGACTGCTGAGTTTTATGCGGATCATCTAGGCATCAGCGCCAAAAGACTTAACCAAATCCTAAAAGAAAAGTTGAATAAGACAGGGATGCAATTGATCCATGATCGGGTTTTATTAGAGGCTAAAAGACAGATCATACACAGTGAAAATACCATCAAAGAAATTGCCTTCAACTTGGGGTTTAAAGACAGGTCTTATTTTAGCCGCTTTTTCAAATTACATGCAGGACAAACTCCCCAAGAATTTCAATTGAGTGTCAAAAATCATATAAACCATTTCGAAAATACCCTTATAAACTAA
- a CDS encoding sensor histidine kinase, whose amino-acid sequence MSLRMPEMISNNMPRPERLIPRNEHRQVHEQNLTTFLTMVSHNILLLVSVILFSILLKTSDRLLTTEKAKHDAELGSLRNQIKPHFLFNTLNSIYAMAVRDKSSGTASSILKLSGLMRYVVSETGRQYVPLEKELAYLNDYVELQKIRLDKKVKFYYAVQGSPIGYKIAPLLLIPFIENAFKHGVNPDEDSQINISINVMDKTLDLIVENNKVKVLLDEHETSGRGILNAKERLSLLYPKKHLLTLNEDEYLYRVHLNLELS is encoded by the coding sequence ATGTCTTTAAGAATGCCTGAAATGATATCTAATAATATGCCGAGGCCAGAAAGATTGATACCGAGAAATGAACATCGACAAGTTCATGAGCAAAACCTGACCACCTTCCTCACTATGGTAAGTCATAATATTTTACTCTTAGTGTCTGTCATCTTATTTTCTATTCTGCTAAAGACCAGTGATCGCTTGTTAACCACAGAGAAAGCAAAACATGATGCTGAATTGGGTTCTCTAAGAAATCAAATAAAGCCCCATTTCCTTTTTAATACCTTGAATAGCATCTATGCCATGGCAGTAAGGGATAAGTCTTCTGGCACAGCCAGCAGTATCCTAAAACTATCAGGTTTAATGCGCTATGTAGTAAGTGAAACGGGTAGGCAATATGTTCCCTTGGAAAAAGAACTTGCCTATCTGAACGATTATGTCGAGTTACAAAAAATCCGGTTGGACAAAAAAGTAAAGTTTTACTACGCAGTGCAAGGGAGTCCAATTGGTTATAAAATTGCCCCATTACTACTCATTCCATTTATCGAAAATGCCTTTAAGCATGGGGTAAATCCAGATGAAGATTCACAAATTAATATCAGTATTAATGTAATGGATAAAACTTTGGATCTGATAGTAGAAAACAACAAAGTAAAAGTACTGCTGGATGAACATGAAACAAGTGGAAGAGGTATACTCAATGCTAAGGAAAGATTAAGCCTATTGTATCCTAAAAAGCATCTCCTAACTTTAAATGAAGATGAATACCTTTATCGAGTACACCTTAATTTGGAACTTTCATGA
- a CDS encoding carbohydrate-binding domain-containing protein, translating to MKDSKIIYVFALMLLFGVAGCASNSDLDPFSDDQEDEEAPINETYFSASIAEAMESNKSDHEDSGDETYELTESTLIQLNGNSIEVVGSGASVENTVVTIDAAGTYLIQGTLSDGQLLVDTEDEESVKIILNGVSIGNSTNAPFAAMSAEKVIVYLPEGTFNSFTDASEYIYEEGEDEPNAAFFSKADMTIYGPGSITVTANYNDGISSKDGLIINGGQFTINSADDGIRGKDYLVIRDGNFKMNTTGDAFKSDNDEDTDRGYILIEAGIFEVNTTEGDGFAAETDLMIANGSFEITTGNGSSQYDEDISAKALKAGVNNLLEGGTFNIDSADDALHSDGNMAIYSGVFQIASGDDAVHADEELTINGGEITVNKSYEGLESNIITINDGNIHLVASDDGINAAGGNDNSGTRPGQGNPFGSSGDSYIYFQGGYIVVDAGGDGIDANGSISMTGGTVLVNGPSSGANGPLDYDGSFKISGGFLIAAGTSNMAQAPSSSSEQNAILVYLNQQSANTLFTLQDASGNTLVSFAPSKQFASVAFSSPELSNGSNYNIYIGGTDTGEVSDGLYSNGSFSGGSLVSSFSVSKTITTIR from the coding sequence ATGAAAGATTCTAAAATAATTTATGTCTTTGCCTTGATGCTCTTGTTTGGAGTGGCTGGATGTGCCAGTAATAGCGATTTGGATCCCTTTTCCGATGACCAAGAAGATGAAGAGGCCCCAATAAACGAAACCTATTTCAGTGCTAGCATTGCGGAAGCTATGGAAAGCAATAAATCAGACCATGAGGATTCTGGAGATGAAACTTATGAATTGACTGAATCCACCCTCATTCAACTCAATGGTAATTCGATAGAAGTAGTTGGGTCAGGTGCCAGTGTTGAAAATACAGTTGTAACCATTGACGCTGCAGGAACATATTTGATCCAAGGCACATTATCCGACGGACAACTTTTAGTGGATACAGAAGATGAAGAATCCGTAAAGATCATTCTAAATGGCGTGTCAATTGGAAATTCTACCAATGCACCTTTTGCGGCTATGAGTGCAGAGAAAGTAATTGTTTACCTGCCAGAAGGGACTTTCAATAGTTTTACGGATGCTTCGGAATATATATATGAGGAAGGTGAAGATGAACCTAATGCTGCTTTCTTCAGCAAGGCAGACATGACCATTTATGGCCCTGGATCGATTACTGTCACTGCTAATTATAATGATGGAATTAGCAGTAAAGACGGTTTGATCATCAATGGTGGTCAATTTACAATCAACAGTGCTGATGATGGTATACGGGGTAAAGATTATTTGGTGATCAGAGATGGTAATTTTAAGATGAACACTACTGGGGATGCATTTAAATCAGACAATGATGAAGATACCGATAGAGGATATATCTTGATAGAAGCCGGGATATTTGAAGTGAATACTACGGAGGGTGACGGTTTTGCAGCTGAAACAGATCTGATGATTGCCAACGGAAGCTTTGAGATAACTACAGGAAATGGGAGTAGTCAATATGATGAAGATATCTCTGCAAAAGCACTCAAAGCAGGAGTGAACAACCTCCTAGAAGGAGGGACTTTTAATATCGATTCCGCGGATGATGCTTTACACTCTGACGGAAATATGGCCATTTATTCAGGGGTTTTCCAGATAGCTTCCGGTGATGATGCGGTACATGCGGATGAAGAATTAACCATTAATGGAGGAGAGATTACAGTCAACAAATCTTACGAAGGATTGGAAAGCAACATCATCACCATTAATGATGGCAATATCCATTTGGTGGCAAGTGATGATGGGATCAATGCCGCAGGAGGGAATGATAATTCCGGTACGCGGCCTGGTCAAGGAAATCCTTTTGGTTCATCCGGTGACAGCTATATCTACTTTCAAGGTGGGTATATAGTAGTGGATGCAGGAGGCGATGGCATAGATGCAAATGGATCTATCTCCATGACAGGAGGTACGGTTTTGGTAAATGGCCCTTCTTCTGGTGCCAATGGACCTTTGGATTATGATGGTTCTTTCAAAATATCTGGAGGGTTTTTGATTGCTGCTGGAACTTCCAATATGGCCCAGGCACCCAGTTCATCTTCTGAGCAAAATGCGATTTTGGTTTATTTGAACCAGCAGAGCGCCAATACACTTTTTACCCTCCAGGATGCCTCAGGAAACACTTTAGTAAGTTTTGCCCCTTCGAAGCAGTTTGCTTCTGTAGCCTTTTCTTCTCCTGAATTGTCCAATGGCAGTAATTATAATATTTACATTGGAGGAACAGATACTGGTGAAGTATCAGATGGGCTTTATTCCAATGGATCGTTCAGTGGTGGAAGCTTGGTAAGTTCCTTTTCAGTTTCCAAAACCATCACGACTATAAGATAA
- a CDS encoding PHB depolymerase family esterase, translating to MMMSYLFFFNTLLAVIDFFPQDYLYDSKEYSIMVDGLERTYLFEPIQDQPEKVPLLIVLHGGFGSGKQAQDSYQLTPIAQQHGYAVAYPDGLSREGRLLKIRTWNAGGCCGYSSENQVDDVKFISNLIDKLVKENNIDPRKVFITGMSNGAMMSYRLACEIPEKIRAIAPVAGAILPVKSCGSPVPIIHFHSMQDQHVPLEGGKGKGPSGFVFPSLEEVMSTWEAINQCKERDVTQQKGFTLYQWNEGAVPMKYYITDDGGHSWPGAEGKPWRRADAPSTTLNANQLMFEFFKELE from the coding sequence ATGATGATGAGCTACTTATTTTTCTTCAATACACTATTAGCAGTTATTGATTTTTTTCCACAAGATTATCTTTATGATTCCAAAGAATATTCAATCATGGTGGATGGTTTAGAGCGGACATATTTGTTTGAACCAATCCAAGATCAACCTGAAAAGGTCCCACTATTAATTGTTTTGCACGGTGGCTTTGGAAGTGGAAAGCAGGCTCAAGATAGTTATCAACTCACCCCTATTGCACAGCAACATGGCTACGCAGTGGCCTATCCTGATGGCCTCTCACGCGAAGGAAGGCTACTAAAGATAAGGACGTGGAATGCCGGTGGATGCTGCGGTTATTCATCAGAAAATCAAGTAGATGATGTTAAGTTTATCAGTAATTTGATAGATAAACTGGTCAAAGAAAATAATATCGACCCTCGAAAGGTATTCATCACGGGCATGTCCAATGGCGCCATGATGTCCTATAGGTTAGCTTGTGAAATTCCTGAAAAGATCCGGGCCATTGCTCCAGTGGCAGGAGCTATTCTACCTGTGAAAAGCTGTGGCTCACCAGTACCCATCATCCATTTTCATTCCATGCAAGACCAACACGTTCCCTTGGAAGGTGGAAAAGGAAAAGGTCCATCAGGTTTTGTTTTCCCATCTCTGGAAGAAGTCATGTCTACCTGGGAAGCTATCAATCAATGTAAAGAGAGGGATGTCACACAACAGAAGGGATTTACCCTTTACCAGTGGAATGAAGGAGCCGTCCCAATGAAATATTATATCACTGATGATGGTGGCCATTCCTGGCCTGGAGCCGAAGGAAAACCATGGAGAAGAGCCGATGCCCCATCCACAACTTTGAATGCCAATCAACTGATGTTTGAGTTTTTTAAAGAATTGGAGTAA
- a CDS encoding GIY-YIG nuclease family protein — MSNFCVYILYSPSIDTFYIGYTQDLIHRLSQHNEHVFSGSFTHRASDWEVYFSLGCKSKRQAHEIERYIKRNKSRKYLENLKHFPAISEKLLSKYAD, encoded by the coding sequence ATGTCAAATTTTTGCGTTTACATATTGTACTCTCCTTCTATCGATACTTTTTATATTGGCTATACACAGGACTTGATTCATCGCCTTTCCCAACATAATGAACATGTATTTTCAGGTAGCTTTACACATAGGGCTTCTGATTGGGAAGTTTATTTTAGTCTCGGTTGTAAGTCAAAAAGACAGGCTCATGAAATAGAACGCTATATTAAGAGGAATAAATCGAGAAAGTATCTTGAGAACCTAAAGCATTTTCCAGCCATAAGTGAAAAACTATTGTCCAAATATGCCGATTAG
- a CDS encoding peroxidase, with product MGTIHDGFTASNRIRQEGMDALKDVLEALQDDFKYDHPSFNPKNLETTHFITWVIIPKEVAPSGRTLPARLLLMTSYTGSKREHLRELAEVGLSGLHEVYKQCEEYHYSEKPSVEQMLKFLRKSSIKNTFYTGFQYVTQELVFKQNQLRSAIQEYLDSDAFRTGLEGLTSGQVRKRIQDHVRTIPELSWALKPYKRSFGDFLNLYGALIFWLFILGSSLVLGILYPFFHHPLMLVGLIIFCAFIGLIGILLVLLRIDENIPYEPLEEVSDERILDITSREIHPVKNEMSVISPLKKGFIRGFFLAFTLRIVPMVRAFSYIPTVHTARWLQADGRRRLVFIAYYDNTSEGYAHDFVDSTKRTRNLNLIFGHASGFPATKWAVGGGGKDRKGYITGVRTHQKITGFWYSTFPELSVLNLENNKAIHKGLFGNLDEKEIKQWLLRL from the coding sequence ATGGGCACTATTCATGATGGATTTACAGCTTCCAACCGAATTCGGCAAGAAGGGATGGATGCGCTGAAGGATGTTTTAGAGGCACTGCAAGATGATTTTAAGTATGACCATCCATCCTTTAATCCTAAAAACCTGGAAACCACTCATTTTATCACTTGGGTAATAATACCTAAGGAAGTGGCACCCAGTGGAAGAACCTTACCTGCCCGCCTATTGCTGATGACTAGCTATACGGGTTCCAAAAGAGAACACCTTAGGGAGTTGGCAGAGGTGGGGCTGTCAGGTCTGCATGAAGTTTATAAGCAGTGTGAGGAATACCACTATTCCGAAAAGCCAAGTGTAGAACAAATGCTAAAGTTCTTGAGGAAGTCGTCCATCAAAAACACCTTTTATACAGGCTTTCAGTATGTTACCCAAGAATTGGTCTTTAAGCAAAATCAACTTCGCTCTGCTATTCAGGAATACCTGGATTCAGATGCTTTTAGAACGGGGTTGGAAGGCTTGACTTCTGGTCAGGTACGGAAAAGAATCCAAGATCATGTTCGGACCATTCCGGAACTTTCATGGGCACTGAAACCTTATAAAAGATCATTTGGGGATTTTTTAAACCTATATGGAGCTTTGATCTTTTGGTTGTTTATTTTGGGTAGCTCATTGGTTTTGGGCATCCTATATCCATTTTTCCACCATCCCTTGATGCTGGTTGGATTGATCATTTTCTGTGCTTTCATTGGACTTATAGGAATTTTATTGGTGCTGTTGAGAATAGATGAAAATATACCCTATGAACCTTTGGAGGAAGTTTCTGACGAAAGAATCTTAGACATTACATCAAGGGAAATCCACCCTGTCAAGAATGAAATGAGTGTCATTTCACCATTAAAAAAGGGCTTTATCCGCGGGTTTTTTCTGGCTTTCACTTTACGCATTGTCCCGATGGTCAGGGCCTTTTCTTATATTCCTACCGTTCACACCGCCAGATGGCTTCAGGCTGATGGAAGGAGGCGCTTGGTCTTTATTGCCTATTATGACAACACCTCGGAAGGCTATGCCCATGACTTTGTGGACTCCACCAAAAGGACCAGAAACCTTAACCTGATATTTGGGCATGCATCGGGTTTTCCAGCCACCAAATGGGCAGTTGGAGGGGGAGGAAAGGACCGCAAAGGCTACATCACCGGAGTAAGGACTCATCAGAAAATCACTGGATTTTGGTACAGCACCTTTCCGGAACTCAGCGTTTTGAACCTAGAAAACAATAAAGCCATCCATAAAGGTTTGTTTGGCAATTTGGACGAAAAAGAAATTAAACAATGGCTGCTCAGACTATAA
- a CDS encoding LytTR family DNA-binding domain-containing protein, which produces MIKAIAIDDEPLSLEICQAYCDEVDFIQLEKTFTQLKEAQWYLQNYPVDLIFLDIHMPSMSGIEFYKQLDQETMVIFTTAHSQYALEGFNLSAIDYLLKPYPLERFMTAVNKAKGYFQYQHQQPQVQEDLYVRADYSLVKIPIEDILYIEGLADYLKIHQETGKPIITRMTMKAILEKIPSDFIRVHRSYIVPKKRIDSIRNKNIHIGNIEIPIGNTYRDAVEKAIG; this is translated from the coding sequence ATGATTAAAGCCATAGCCATAGATGATGAGCCACTTAGTTTGGAAATCTGTCAAGCTTACTGCGATGAAGTAGATTTTATCCAATTGGAAAAAACTTTCACCCAGTTAAAGGAAGCGCAATGGTACCTTCAAAATTATCCAGTTGACTTAATATTTTTGGATATCCATATGCCCAGCATGTCAGGTATCGAGTTTTACAAACAGCTTGACCAGGAAACCATGGTGATCTTCACTACAGCCCATAGCCAGTATGCGCTTGAAGGTTTTAATCTGAGCGCTATTGACTACCTTCTTAAGCCTTATCCCCTAGAAAGGTTTATGACAGCTGTCAACAAAGCTAAAGGCTATTTCCAATACCAACATCAGCAACCTCAAGTTCAGGAAGACCTTTATGTTCGTGCAGACTATAGCCTAGTTAAAATTCCTATTGAGGACATACTTTATATTGAAGGATTAGCGGATTACTTAAAGATCCATCAAGAAACTGGAAAGCCTATTATCACCAGAATGACCATGAAAGCTATTCTTGAAAAGATTCCTTCTGATTTTATAAGAGTTCATCGATCATATATCGTCCCAAAAAAAAGGATAGATAGTATTCGCAATAAAAATATCCATATTGGCAACATAGAGATTCCTATAGGCAATACGTACAGAGACGCTGTAGAAAAAGCTATAGGTTAA
- a CDS encoding intradiol ring-cleavage dioxygenase codes for MEKRTFLKSLSLGGLAFPFLTYCIDNSNAEVEDENNGTGDGSCTTTASETAGPFPTKNPSSLQRIDIRGDRTGIEMGIEITILNRNTSCEPLEIAIVDIWHCDKDGNYSEYGGTGMQPTDYTGDHFLRGRQTTDSNGKVAFTSIFPGWYRGRATHIHVHVYNASGNSLLVTQIAFPEGSDSAVVQVNASSANGYTQGMSGYTYNSNDNVFSDGVETEMSNISGSISEGYSLTHSIVVNG; via the coding sequence ATGGAAAAGAGAACATTCTTAAAATCATTGAGTTTGGGGGGCTTAGCATTCCCTTTTCTCACCTATTGCATTGATAACTCAAATGCTGAAGTCGAAGATGAAAATAATGGTACAGGAGATGGTTCTTGCACCACTACTGCCTCAGAAACAGCAGGCCCCTTCCCCACCAAAAATCCATCTTCTTTACAAAGAATAGATATACGTGGAGATAGGACAGGCATTGAAATGGGCATTGAAATTACTATACTAAATAGAAACACCAGTTGCGAGCCTTTGGAAATTGCCATTGTAGATATCTGGCATTGTGATAAAGATGGCAACTATTCCGAATATGGCGGTACAGGTATGCAACCAACTGATTATACGGGCGATCATTTTTTAAGAGGCCGACAAACCACAGATAGTAATGGGAAAGTTGCTTTCACTTCCATTTTTCCAGGGTGGTACCGAGGCCGTGCCACCCACATTCACGTCCATGTTTATAATGCCTCTGGAAATTCTCTTTTGGTAACACAGATTGCTTTTCCAGAAGGTTCTGACAGCGCAGTAGTTCAGGTTAATGCATCATCAGCAAATGGCTATACGCAAGGTATGAGTGGCTATACTTATAATTCCAATGATAATGTGTTTTCAGACGGAGTGGAAACAGAAATGTCCAATATCTCTGGAAGTATAAGTGAAGGCTATAGCCTTACTCACTCCATAGTGGTAAACGGTTAA
- a CDS encoding GIY-YIG nuclease family protein: protein MSNFCVYILYSPSIDTFYIGYTQDLIHRLSQHNEHVFSGSFTHRASDWEVYYSLSCKSKRQAHEIERHIKRNKSRKYLENLRHFPAISEKLLSKYSD, encoded by the coding sequence ATGTCAAATTTTTGCGTTTACATATTGTACTCTCCTTCTATCGATACTTTTTATATTGGCTATACACAGGATTTGATTCATCGCCTTTCCCAACATAATGAACATGTATTTTCAGGTAGCTTTACACATAGGGCTTCTGACTGGGAAGTTTATTATAGTCTCAGTTGTAAGTCAAAAAGACAGGCTCATGAAATAGAACGTCATATTAAGAGGAATAAATCGAGAAAGTATCTTGAGAACCTAAGGCATTTTCCAGCCATAAGTGAAAAGCTATTGTCTAAATATTCCGATTAG